A single window of Anaerolineae bacterium DNA harbors:
- a CDS encoding Dihydrolipoamide dehydrogenase produces the protein MADYDVLVIGAGPAGYVCAIRAAQLGLKTAVVDKQWLGGVCLNVGCIPSKALLRNAEIAHLLREGGKEFGFSFENLQLDYSAAVKRSRQVSARLTRGVGFLMKKNNIEVIMGSARLTARDSVAVTDDRGATKTYTASNIVVATGANVAIPPGWTVDGEVVVTYHEAILQEKLPQSAVIIGAGAIGVEFATIWNSYGSEVTIVEMLPRILPLEDEEVSAELTKALNKRKIKTLPGHRVEGIEVRDGKAVVRVSSSEGEKTLEAEQALVAIGFKPNSRNLGLEELGVKLDARGAIEIDDRMATNVPGIWAIGDVTAKLMLAHVGSAQGIVCAENIAGVETVKLNYTNMPRATYCQPQVASFGLTEAQAKEQGYEIKVGRFPFQANGKALGLGESSGWVKIISDARYGEILGAHLIGPEVTELLPELTIAQMMELTAHEIARNVHAHPTLSEVLMEAAHGVEGQPIHI, from the coding sequence ATGGCTGATTATGATGTGCTCGTCATCGGTGCCGGGCCAGCCGGATATGTGTGTGCCATCCGCGCCGCTCAACTGGGTCTGAAAACCGCAGTCGTCGATAAACAGTGGCTGGGGGGCGTATGTTTGAATGTGGGCTGTATCCCCTCCAAGGCACTCTTGCGCAACGCTGAGATTGCTCACCTGTTGCGCGAGGGCGGCAAAGAATTTGGCTTTTCCTTCGAGAACCTGCAACTCGATTACAGTGCAGCAGTCAAACGTAGCCGCCAGGTCTCGGCGCGCCTGACCAGGGGGGTTGGTTTCCTGATGAAAAAGAACAACATTGAGGTTATCATGGGTAGCGCAAGACTGACTGCCCGGGACAGCGTGGCAGTAACCGATGATCGTGGCGCGACGAAAACTTATACCGCTTCGAACATTGTTGTCGCAACAGGAGCCAATGTCGCCATTCCTCCAGGCTGGACGGTGGATGGCGAGGTGGTTGTGACCTACCATGAAGCCATCTTACAGGAAAAGCTGCCACAATCGGCGGTTATTATCGGCGCAGGGGCAATTGGAGTGGAATTCGCCACCATCTGGAACTCCTACGGCAGTGAGGTGACGATTGTCGAAATGCTACCGCGCATCCTGCCGCTGGAAGATGAAGAAGTGAGTGCCGAACTGACCAAAGCCCTCAATAAGCGTAAGATCAAAACCCTGCCCGGTCATCGCGTTGAAGGCATCGAGGTCAGGGATGGAAAGGCGGTGGTGCGTGTTTCCAGTTCGGAAGGCGAGAAGACCCTGGAAGCAGAGCAAGCCCTGGTGGCGATTGGTTTTAAGCCCAACAGTCGCAATTTAGGGTTGGAGGAGCTGGGCGTGAAACTCGATGCTCGAGGAGCCATCGAAATTGATGATCGCATGGCGACCAATGTGCCCGGCATTTGGGCAATTGGCGATGTAACCGCCAAGTTGATGCTTGCCCATGTTGGTTCGGCGCAAGGGATTGTGTGTGCCGAAAACATTGCCGGCGTTGAAACGGTAAAGCTGAATTACACGAACATGCCTCGTGCCACCTACTGTCAACCTCAGGTGGCTTCGTTTGGTTTGACCGAAGCGCAGGCAAAGGAGCAGGGATACGAGATAAAAGTTGGGCGTTTTCCCTTCCAGGCGAACGGCAAAGCCCTGGGTCTGGGCGAATCGAGCGGCTGGGTGAAGATCATCAGCGATGCCAGATACGGTGAAATCCTTGGCGCCCATCTGATCGGACCCGAAGTCACCGAGTTGCTGCCTGAATTGACCATCGCCCAGATGATGGAACTGACCGCCCATGAAATCGCCCGCAACGTCCATGCTCACCCCACCCTGAGCGAAGTCCTGATGGAGGCCGCCCATGGGGTAGAGGGGCAACCGATTCACATCTAA
- a CDS encoding Single-stranded-DNA-specific exonuclease RecJ — MRIWLEPVVLEVPGDLQAAIDGHPLLLQSLVQRGLSDPRAARAFLDPNAYLPTSPQELPGVEQVVQRLQRALQMGELIGVWGDFDVDGQTATALLVSALRRLGGRVLYHIPRRDLEGHGVNVPNLENLTRQGARLVLTCDTGVTAQAAAQAALDWGIDFLVTDHHELPPNLPPAKAIVNPKFLPPAHPLRCLPGVGVAYKVIEALYQSLGRQEELVEFLDLVALGIIADVATLHGDTRYLAQLGIEQLRQNARLGLRLLLENAEVTAADLTEEQISFVLAPRLNAVGRLADANPLVEFLTTQDESLARRQAFEIEGYNEMRKRLTEDVFQAALHQLEQDTSLLEYPVLVLYHPQWHPGVVGIVASRLVERFGKPAILLCGDNESGARGSARSVEGVNITQAITAQAAMLSSFGGHPMAAGLAFAPAADLTERIARFRQALGYTVREMVGDRALETQLQLSAYLPLEQADWLLAEQLERLAPFGAGNPAPLFAAQNLTLVSFAEIGRQNEHLLMDVEDEQGNGYRLIWWQGAGWPLPEGRFDLAYRLRGRSYNGERHLQLEWMDFRLCPQATIVVTTAETLMVDDYRQETRPLERLQALRAVEEPLIWAEAAERAAVQGRDRNELTPHPHLVIWTIPPSAADLRRAVQQVCPQRISFFAVDPQTDELNRFLERLRGLLKLVATRYHGQTTWTWLAAATCQRATTVRLGVRWLAEQGWVEILAADDQGFTFQPRMGRASADAANLLTELTRQLEESQAFRRFYTTCALESLRSYLSWENKST; from the coding sequence ATGAGAATCTGGCTTGAACCGGTCGTGCTTGAAGTGCCAGGCGATTTGCAGGCTGCCATTGATGGGCACCCGCTTTTGTTGCAGAGCCTGGTGCAGCGTGGTCTGAGCGACCCTCGGGCAGCGCGGGCTTTTCTCGACCCGAACGCCTATCTTCCAACCTCGCCGCAAGAACTGCCAGGTGTTGAACAGGTTGTGCAGCGTCTGCAGCGTGCCCTGCAGATGGGCGAGTTAATCGGGGTGTGGGGAGACTTTGACGTGGATGGGCAGACAGCCACCGCGCTTCTGGTTTCGGCATTGCGCCGTTTAGGAGGCAGGGTGCTGTATCACATTCCGCGGCGCGATCTGGAAGGGCACGGCGTCAACGTGCCGAACCTGGAAAACCTTACCCGCCAGGGGGCGCGTCTGGTTCTGACTTGCGATACCGGCGTCACGGCGCAGGCAGCCGCCCAGGCTGCCCTGGATTGGGGTATTGATTTTCTGGTCACCGATCATCATGAGCTACCACCCAATTTGCCGCCTGCCAAAGCTATCGTCAATCCCAAATTCTTGCCGCCCGCTCATCCGTTGCGGTGTTTGCCGGGGGTAGGCGTTGCCTATAAGGTGATCGAAGCCCTGTATCAATCGCTGGGTCGCCAGGAGGAACTGGTAGAATTTCTTGACCTGGTCGCCCTAGGCATCATCGCCGATGTCGCCACCCTGCACGGGGATACGCGCTACCTTGCCCAGCTTGGGATCGAGCAATTGCGCCAGAACGCTCGCCTGGGTTTGCGCCTGTTGCTGGAGAATGCCGAGGTCACCGCCGCTGACCTGACCGAAGAGCAAATTTCTTTTGTCCTGGCACCTCGTCTGAACGCCGTAGGGCGTCTGGCGGATGCCAATCCGCTGGTTGAGTTCCTCACCACCCAGGACGAGAGTCTGGCGCGCCGTCAGGCGTTCGAGATCGAAGGTTACAACGAGATGCGCAAGCGCTTAACCGAAGATGTCTTTCAGGCTGCGTTGCACCAGTTGGAACAAGACACCTCACTGCTGGAATATCCCGTCCTGGTGTTATACCACCCTCAGTGGCATCCAGGCGTGGTAGGGATCGTCGCCAGCCGTCTGGTGGAGCGCTTTGGCAAGCCGGCTATTTTGCTCTGCGGGGATAATGAAAGTGGAGCACGCGGTTCGGCGCGCTCGGTCGAAGGCGTGAACATCACCCAGGCAATCACCGCCCAGGCTGCCATGCTGAGCAGTTTTGGAGGGCACCCGATGGCAGCCGGCTTAGCCTTTGCCCCGGCTGCCGATCTAACCGAGCGCATTGCTCGTTTTCGACAGGCCCTTGGCTATACCGTGCGGGAGATGGTGGGAGATCGGGCATTGGAGACCCAATTGCAATTGAGCGCCTATCTGCCCCTTGAGCAAGCCGACTGGCTGCTGGCAGAACAACTGGAACGCCTGGCACCATTTGGAGCCGGCAACCCTGCACCGCTCTTTGCTGCTCAAAATCTCACCTTAGTAAGCTTTGCCGAGATTGGGCGGCAAAACGAACATCTCCTGATGGATGTTGAAGATGAGCAGGGCAATGGCTATCGGTTAATCTGGTGGCAGGGTGCAGGCTGGCCCTTGCCCGAAGGAAGGTTTGACCTTGCTTACCGTTTGCGTGGGCGCAGTTATAACGGAGAGCGCCATCTCCAACTGGAATGGATGGACTTTCGCCTGTGTCCACAAGCAACGATCGTTGTGACTACAGCAGAAACGCTGATGGTTGATGATTATCGTCAGGAAACCAGGCCGCTAGAGCGACTGCAAGCCTTACGTGCCGTAGAAGAACCGCTTATCTGGGCAGAAGCCGCCGAACGGGCTGCCGTGCAGGGTAGGGATCGCAACGAACTCACCCCTCACCCTCATCTGGTGATCTGGACAATCCCGCCGAGCGCCGCTGACTTACGTCGTGCTGTCCAACAGGTTTGCCCGCAGCGCATCTCATTCTTTGCCGTTGATCCCCAAACGGACGAACTCAATCGTTTCCTGGAGCGCCTGCGCGGCTTGCTCAAGCTGGTGGCAACCCGCTATCATGGACAGACCACCTGGACATGGCTGGCAGCAGCCACCTGTCAAAGGGCGACGACCGTGCGTCTGGGAGTCCGCTGGTTGGCAGAACAAGGCTGGGTTGAAATCCTGGCTGCCGACGATCAGGGCTTTACGTTTCAGCCTCGAATGGGGAGAGCCAGTGCTGACGCCGCCAATCTCCTGACCGAACTGACTCGCCAGCTCGAGGAGAGCCAGGCGTTTCGGCGTTTTTACACCACCTGTGCTCTGGAAAGCCTGCGTTCGTATCTGAGCTGGGAGAACAAATCTACATGA
- a CDS encoding ATP-dependent DNA helicase: MMNIQLRPAQEKVAAYRSGRMGVLAVPGSGKTLTLAYLAAELLTHTTLKRGQEILIVTLVNSAVDVFTQRIRALLEARGFLPLNFRVRTLHGLANDIVRERPEVVGLDERFVILDEGECNRILDSAVKSWLHQNGDQLLDYLDETLELYQIQQVQRQKFPELVREIASAFIRLAKDRRLTPAQIRSRLAQLPFPLPLLEMGAAIYADYQRSLTYRGAVDFDDLVRLAYDALQWDGQLLERLRHRWPYILEDEAQDSSWTQEQILRALVGESGNWVRVGDPNQAIYETFTTANPKYLRSFVHEAGVIQLDLPNSSRSTRSIIELANQLVRWTMTQHPIEEVRDGLQGPPFITPVEADDPHPNPPDDPSKIFLHPKKQKVEDEIKAITSSLKRWLKDHSDWTVAVLAPTHHLAIEVVEALKRENIPFEDSLLRSSASTRRVAQRLRDILHALADPLSAKKLAAAYGAWRLDDLEDPLLHAQVVSDQALIQHCSQIEAYLYPTFACDWLAEVCPPQAEPIPNAPLAEQETCYRLAFFREQMHRWLAAILLPIDQLVLTLQGDLFHEPAELALSHKLALMLRQASDANPTWRLHNLAQEVSVIASNERRFIGFSRDDSGFDPQAYPGRVVVSTVHKAKGLEWDRVYLISVNNYDYPSGAPYDTYQPEKWYLRGRLNLQAETLAQLEWLLSPEPYTFPQEGQATRQARLEYVRERLRLLYVGITRAKRELIITCNTGQRNDKQPALALVALSEYWEKVHAQTAT, translated from the coding sequence ATGATGAATATCCAACTCCGACCCGCCCAGGAGAAAGTAGCCGCCTATCGCAGCGGTAGAATGGGGGTGCTGGCAGTACCGGGGAGCGGCAAGACGCTCACCCTGGCTTATCTGGCGGCCGAACTGCTCACCCACACCACGCTGAAACGCGGGCAGGAAATCCTGATTGTCACCCTGGTCAACTCCGCTGTGGATGTCTTCACCCAGCGCATCCGCGCTTTGTTGGAGGCACGCGGTTTCTTACCGCTCAACTTCCGCGTGCGCACCCTGCACGGTTTAGCCAACGACATTGTCCGCGAACGCCCAGAGGTGGTGGGTCTGGACGAGCGCTTTGTCATTTTGGATGAGGGGGAGTGCAACCGCATCTTAGATAGTGCAGTCAAGAGCTGGCTACACCAGAATGGGGATCAATTGCTGGATTACCTGGACGAAACCCTCGAGCTCTATCAGATTCAACAAGTCCAACGCCAGAAATTTCCGGAGCTGGTGCGCGAAATTGCTTCTGCCTTTATCCGCCTTGCCAAAGATCGCCGCCTGACTCCCGCTCAAATCCGCAGCAGACTCGCACAATTGCCGTTTCCATTGCCTTTACTGGAGATGGGAGCGGCAATTTATGCCGATTATCAGCGCTCCCTCACCTACCGCGGTGCAGTGGATTTCGATGATCTGGTACGCCTGGCGTATGATGCCTTGCAATGGGATGGTCAACTTCTGGAACGCTTACGCCACCGCTGGCCGTATATCCTCGAAGATGAAGCGCAGGATTCGAGCTGGACGCAAGAACAAATCTTGCGCGCCCTGGTGGGAGAGAGCGGCAACTGGGTGCGCGTCGGCGACCCCAACCAGGCAATTTATGAAACCTTCACCACCGCCAACCCAAAATATCTGCGTAGCTTTGTCCACGAAGCCGGGGTTATCCAGCTCGATCTTCCCAACTCGAGTCGCTCCACGCGGAGCATTATAGAGCTGGCCAATCAACTCGTGCGCTGGACGATGACCCAACATCCCATCGAAGAAGTGCGCGATGGCTTGCAAGGCCCGCCCTTTATCACTCCGGTCGAAGCCGATGATCCGCATCCCAACCCTCCCGATGATCCGAGCAAGATCTTTCTCCATCCCAAAAAGCAAAAAGTGGAGGATGAGATCAAAGCGATCACGAGTTCTCTAAAGAGATGGCTGAAAGACCACAGCGATTGGACGGTAGCGGTGCTGGCGCCGACTCACCATCTGGCGATCGAGGTGGTGGAAGCACTGAAGAGGGAAAATATCCCCTTTGAGGATTCGTTGTTGCGCTCCAGCGCTTCCACCCGTCGCGTTGCCCAGCGCCTGCGTGACATCTTGCATGCCCTCGCCGATCCCCTCTCAGCGAAAAAGCTGGCTGCAGCTTACGGCGCCTGGCGCCTGGACGACCTGGAAGATCCCCTTCTACACGCGCAAGTTGTCAGCGACCAGGCTTTGATCCAGCATTGTTCTCAGATTGAAGCCTATCTTTATCCAACCTTTGCCTGCGACTGGCTGGCTGAAGTTTGCCCGCCGCAAGCTGAACCCATCCCCAACGCGCCCTTAGCCGAGCAGGAGACCTGTTACCGCCTGGCGTTCTTTCGTGAACAGATGCACCGCTGGCTGGCTGCCATTCTTTTACCTATTGATCAACTGGTGCTGACTTTACAAGGCGACCTGTTTCATGAGCCGGCTGAGCTTGCCTTGAGCCATAAACTTGCCCTGATGCTTCGCCAGGCAAGCGATGCCAACCCCACCTGGCGGTTGCACAATCTTGCCCAGGAGGTTTCGGTGATTGCCAGCAACGAACGGCGTTTTATCGGTTTTAGCCGTGATGACAGCGGTTTTGATCCACAAGCCTATCCCGGGCGTGTGGTGGTTTCCACCGTCCATAAAGCCAAAGGGTTGGAATGGGATCGCGTTTATCTCATCTCGGTCAACAACTATGATTACCCGTCCGGCGCTCCGTACGACACCTACCAGCCGGAAAAATGGTACTTGCGGGGACGGCTTAATTTGCAAGCCGAGACCCTCGCCCAACTGGAGTGGTTGTTATCCCCTGAGCCATACACCTTTCCGCAAGAGGGTCAGGCGACCCGGCAGGCGCGCCTGGAGTATGTGCGCGAACGCCTGCGTTTGCTCTATGTGGGCATCACGCGCGCCAAACGCGAGCTGATTATCACCTGCAACACCGGGCAACGGAATGATAAACAACCTGCTCTTGCCCTGGTTGCTCTGAGCGAATACTGGGAGAAAGTCCATGCCCAAACTGCCACCTGA
- a CDS encoding Ubiquinone biosynthesis monooxygenase UbiB, with protein MDEARLQARYRRIMAFFTRQTLNFIFWEILLPRLGLRAITRRTRRQRIRNAAREFRALAVQLGGVMIKVGQFLSSRLDVLPPEATDELADLQDEVPPEDFEVIRQLAEAELGAPLEQLFAEFDPAPLAAASLGQVHRATLHADAPQAAQFRKVVVKIQRPYIESLIEVDLRALRRFGGWLERYQPIRRRADIPALVEEFSATIRQEVDYLAEGRNAETFAANFRNRKRVHVPRVIWELTTQKVLTLEDVYAIKITDYDAIRQAGIDPAEVARELLDTYLQQIFEDGFFHADPHPGNLFVTPVSPATEEDMTWRLTFVDFGMAGVVPDSLRHNLRELLIAVGTRDAARVVRVFQAMKIILPGADLKLIEEAEAQLFERYWGMNMRELTQISHAEMMRFALQFRQLLYEMPFQVPHNLLLLGRTVAILSGMCTGLDPNFNVWFQLQPYAEKLIADEATSNWRDWLMDAGDWLRLLLALPGRADRVLQLAESGSLNVQAPRLEEQFLRLEKALQRLYYAWMGGVFFLGGIVLLINGAEIGGAVCLAFAALLFLWSLGQKR; from the coding sequence ATGGATGAAGCTCGTCTGCAAGCGCGTTACCGGCGCATTATGGCATTTTTCACCCGCCAGACCTTGAATTTTATCTTTTGGGAGATTCTGCTGCCGCGCCTGGGTTTGCGGGCGATTACCCGCCGCACGCGCAGGCAGCGCATTCGCAACGCAGCGCGCGAGTTCCGCGCTCTGGCGGTGCAATTGGGGGGCGTGATGATCAAAGTGGGGCAGTTTCTATCTTCCCGTTTGGACGTCTTGCCACCGGAGGCAACCGATGAGTTAGCCGACTTACAGGACGAAGTGCCGCCGGAAGATTTTGAGGTGATTCGCCAACTGGCAGAAGCAGAATTGGGCGCGCCGCTCGAACAGCTTTTTGCCGAATTTGATCCTGCGCCGCTGGCAGCCGCCTCGCTGGGGCAGGTGCATCGCGCAACCCTGCACGCCGATGCGCCTCAGGCTGCCCAATTTCGGAAAGTCGTTGTCAAAATCCAGCGCCCTTATATCGAGAGCCTGATCGAGGTGGATTTGCGCGCCTTAAGACGCTTTGGAGGCTGGCTGGAGCGCTATCAGCCGATCCGCCGTCGGGCTGATATCCCCGCCCTGGTTGAGGAATTTTCCGCCACCATCCGTCAGGAAGTGGATTACCTCGCCGAGGGGCGCAACGCTGAAACCTTTGCAGCCAACTTCCGTAACCGCAAACGGGTGCATGTACCGCGCGTGATCTGGGAATTGACCACCCAAAAGGTGTTAACCCTCGAAGATGTTTACGCCATCAAGATCACCGATTATGATGCCATCCGTCAGGCGGGGATTGATCCCGCTGAAGTCGCCAGAGAACTTTTGGATACCTATCTGCAACAGATTTTCGAGGATGGTTTTTTTCACGCCGACCCCCATCCGGGCAATCTATTTGTGACCCCTGTATCGCCCGCCACAGAGGAAGATATGACCTGGCGCTTGACCTTTGTCGATTTTGGTATGGCTGGGGTTGTGCCCGACTCTTTGCGCCATAACTTGCGTGAGTTGCTGATTGCGGTTGGGACGCGCGACGCAGCCCGTGTCGTGCGGGTGTTCCAGGCGATGAAGATCATCTTGCCAGGCGCTGACCTGAAGCTCATCGAGGAGGCTGAAGCCCAGCTTTTTGAGCGGTATTGGGGGATGAACATGCGCGAGCTTACCCAGATCAGCCATGCCGAAATGATGCGTTTTGCCCTGCAGTTTCGCCAACTGCTCTACGAGATGCCCTTCCAGGTTCCCCATAACCTGTTGTTGCTGGGCCGCACGGTTGCTATTCTCTCCGGCATGTGTACCGGTTTAGATCCCAATTTCAACGTCTGGTTTCAGCTTCAGCCTTATGCCGAAAAACTCATCGCCGACGAGGCTACCTCAAATTGGCGGGACTGGCTGATGGATGCTGGCGATTGGCTTCGCCTTCTCCTTGCCCTGCCAGGCCGCGCCGATCGCGTTTTGCAACTGGCAGAAAGTGGCAGCCTGAATGTCCAGGCGCCGCGCCTGGAAGAACAATTTCTGCGCCTGGAGAAAGCCCTGCAGCGGCTGTATTATGCCTGGATGGGGGGTGTTTTCTTTCTGGGAGGAATCGTCTTGCTGATCAACGGCGCGGAGATAGGCGGTGCTGTGTGCCTCGCCTTTGCCGCCTTGCTATTTCTCTGGTCACTCGGGCAAAAGCGCTAA
- a CDS encoding putative cyanobacterial membrane protein, in cluster with PxcA — protein MLTLTPQQLEVVQRPLGERCFLEGKAGCGKTSTAVERLLYLMQIGVPAHQILIYVPQRTLAQPYRQALAVPGVMAGGAVTILTLGGLARRTIETFWPLVVEQAGFGQPDEWPVFLTLETAQYFMAKLVEPLLAQGFFASVNAHPNRLYSQILDNLNKAALVGFPHTEIAERLKSAWSGSPGQLSIYDDAQTCANLFRAFCLEHNLLDFSLQVEVFVRYLWQNPLVRETLQQQYRHLIADNIEEDAPVSHDILRQWLPCFESALLIYDHGGGYRVFLGADPLSAYSLKSACEVQVTFETSFVTNAPLQRLEQTLLWTFGEPPPPPVEEAEPPPLIPIFERFYPQMLEQVAAEVARCVQEDGIPPSQIVILAPYLSDALRFSLGDLLEKRQIPFRSHRPSRALREEAPIRCLLTLAALAYPEYLPPNMLHDFDVMAALLQAIEGLDAVRARLLASIVFRKNDGLPSLSSFEQIRADSQERLTYRIGERYERLRRWIEEARAAEPEELEIFFVRLFEEILAQPGYGFYRNERAAELTANLAESARKFRLAFRESMNVSLEERNGEYLRMVHEGLIAAQYLRSWQTEDEEAVLISPAYTFLLNNRAVEVQFWLDVGSSGWYERLFQPLTQPYVLSRRWQAGRQWTAEEEAQVAEQNLQRITLGLLRRCRSRIYVGYSEYSASGYEQRGELLRVLQDSLEGLLRRA, from the coding sequence ATGCTCACCCTCACCCCCCAACAACTCGAGGTGGTTCAGCGCCCGCTTGGCGAGCGCTGTTTTCTGGAGGGCAAGGCTGGTTGTGGCAAAACCAGCACAGCGGTTGAACGACTGCTGTATTTGATGCAAATCGGTGTACCCGCCCATCAAATTTTGATTTATGTTCCTCAACGAACGCTGGCGCAGCCCTATCGTCAGGCTTTGGCTGTTCCGGGCGTTATGGCTGGAGGAGCAGTTACCATTTTAACCCTGGGCGGTTTGGCCCGCCGCACGATTGAGACCTTTTGGCCGCTGGTGGTCGAACAGGCTGGTTTTGGGCAGCCTGACGAATGGCCGGTCTTCTTAACCCTGGAGACGGCACAGTATTTTATGGCAAAGCTGGTCGAACCCCTTTTGGCGCAAGGATTCTTTGCCTCGGTAAATGCCCATCCCAACCGCCTCTATAGCCAGATCCTCGACAACCTCAACAAGGCAGCCCTGGTCGGCTTTCCGCATACCGAGATCGCTGAGCGGCTGAAAAGCGCCTGGAGCGGCAGCCCGGGCCAGCTAAGCATCTATGATGATGCACAAACCTGCGCCAATCTCTTTCGCGCTTTTTGTCTGGAACACAATTTGTTGGATTTCTCCCTGCAGGTAGAAGTGTTTGTGCGTTATCTCTGGCAAAACCCCCTGGTTCGAGAAACTTTGCAGCAGCAGTACCGACACCTGATCGCCGATAATATCGAGGAAGATGCCCCCGTTTCACACGACATCTTGCGTCAATGGTTGCCTTGCTTCGAATCGGCGTTGCTGATTTACGATCACGGCGGCGGATATCGCGTCTTTCTTGGGGCAGACCCGCTCTCTGCCTATTCCCTCAAGTCAGCCTGCGAGGTTCAGGTAACCTTTGAGACCTCCTTTGTCACCAACGCCCCTCTGCAGCGTCTGGAACAGACCCTGCTGTGGACGTTTGGAGAACCGCCTCCGCCACCTGTGGAGGAAGCTGAACCGCCGCCGCTCATTCCGATCTTTGAGCGCTTTTATCCGCAAATGCTGGAGCAGGTCGCTGCTGAAGTAGCCCGCTGCGTCCAGGAGGATGGGATTCCTCCTTCCCAAATTGTCATCTTAGCTCCCTATCTTTCGGATGCGTTGCGCTTTTCGCTTGGCGACTTGCTGGAGAAACGGCAAATTCCGTTCCGCTCTCATCGTCCCTCGCGGGCGTTGCGGGAAGAAGCGCCAATCCGCTGTCTGTTGACGCTCGCCGCCCTGGCTTACCCTGAATACCTTCCGCCTAATATGCTTCATGATTTCGACGTGATGGCCGCCCTGCTGCAAGCTATCGAGGGTCTGGACGCGGTGCGTGCCCGTCTCTTAGCCAGTATTGTCTTTCGTAAGAACGATGGCTTGCCTTCTCTGAGTTCCTTCGAACAGATTCGCGCCGACAGTCAGGAACGGCTGACGTACCGGATTGGAGAACGCTATGAGCGTTTGCGCCGCTGGATCGAAGAGGCGCGTGCAGCCGAACCTGAGGAACTGGAGATTTTCTTTGTGCGCCTGTTTGAAGAGATTCTCGCCCAGCCGGGTTATGGCTTCTATCGCAATGAACGCGCCGCAGAATTGACGGCAAATTTAGCCGAATCGGCGCGCAAGTTTCGCCTTGCCTTTCGGGAAAGCATGAACGTCAGCCTGGAGGAACGCAATGGCGAATATTTGCGCATGGTGCACGAAGGCTTGATTGCCGCCCAGTACCTGCGCAGCTGGCAAACAGAGGACGAAGAAGCCGTTTTGATCAGCCCGGCTTACACATTTTTATTAAACAATCGGGCGGTGGAAGTGCAATTCTGGTTGGATGTTGGCAGCTCGGGGTGGTATGAGCGCCTTTTTCAACCCTTAACCCAGCCGTATGTCCTCAGCCGGCGGTGGCAGGCAGGCCGCCAGTGGACGGCAGAGGAGGAGGCTCAGGTGGCTGAACAGAACTTGCAACGGATTACGCTGGGCTTGCTGCGCCGCTGTCGCAGCCGCATTTATGTGGGCTATTCCGAGTACAGCGCCAGCGGTTATGAGCAGCGTGGCGAACTCTTGCGGGTTTTGCAAGATAGCCTGGAAGGGTTGCTCAGGCGAGCATGA
- a CDS encoding Septum formation protein Maf yields MLVLASNSPRRRQLLALLGLPFTVCSVEVDETPHADENPGNYVQRLSRSKAQQAAHKLSSSTLILAADTTVAMEEAEGNWLIFGKPRNAQEAEEMLRRLRGRTHLVFTGLALLRNADGSLWEDVCISEVPIRNFSDEEMQAYIASGDPFDKAGAYAIQHAGFQPVENFSGCFANVMGLPLCHLARLLARAGILVEQRLALRCLQSFDYTCTVTERLG; encoded by the coding sequence ATGCTCGTGCTTGCATCGAACTCCCCTCGACGGCGCCAGCTTTTGGCGTTATTGGGGCTGCCGTTCACCGTTTGCTCTGTAGAAGTCGATGAGACTCCCCATGCAGATGAAAATCCAGGCAATTATGTGCAACGCCTTTCCCGCTCGAAAGCCCAACAGGCAGCGCACAAGCTGTCCTCCTCAACTTTGATCCTGGCTGCCGATACCACCGTGGCAATGGAGGAAGCGGAAGGCAACTGGCTGATTTTCGGTAAACCCCGCAACGCGCAAGAGGCAGAGGAAATGCTCCGCCGCCTGCGGGGACGAACCCATCTTGTGTTCACCGGTTTAGCCTTGCTGCGAAATGCAGATGGTTCTCTCTGGGAGGACGTTTGTATTTCCGAGGTCCCGATTCGCAATTTTTCGGACGAGGAGATGCAGGCCTATATCGCCAGTGGTGACCCTTTTGACAAAGCCGGCGCCTATGCCATCCAACACGCTGGCTTTCAGCCGGTGGAGAACTTCTCGGGTTGTTTTGCCAACGTTATGGGCTTGCCGCTCTGTCATTTAGCGCGTTTACTGGCTCGAGCCGGGATCTTGGTAGAGCAACGCCTTGCCCTGCGCTGTTTGCAATCGTTCGATTACACCTGCACAGTGACCGAACGGTTGGGGTAA